One part of the Mariniflexile litorale genome encodes these proteins:
- the rpoB gene encoding DNA-directed RNA polymerase subunit beta, translating into MLSTQAERLNFSSIVNRTEYPDFLDIQIKSFQDFFQLETKSDERGDEGLYNTFMENFPITDSRNQFVLEFLDYFVDPPRYAIDECIERGLTYSVPLKARLKLYCTDPEHEDFETIVQDVYLGTIPYMTPSGTFVINGAERVVVSQLHRSPGVFFGQSFHANGTKLYSARVIPFKGSWIEFATDINQVMYAYIDRKKKLPVTTLFRAIGFERDKDILEIFDLAEEIKVSKTGLKKYQGRKLAARVLNTWHEDFVDEDTGEVVSIERNEIILDRDTILDKDNIEEIIEADVKAILLHKESAEQGDYAIIHNTLQKDPTNSEKEAVEHIYRQLRNAEPPDEETARGIIDKLFFSDQRYSLGEVGRYRMNKKLGLNIEMDKQVLTKEDIITIIKYLIELINSKAEIDDIDHLSNRRVRTVGEQLSQQFGVGLARMARTIRERMNVRDNEVFTPIDLINAKTLSSVINSFFGTNQLSQFMDQTNPLAEITHKRRLSALGPGGLSRERAGFEVRDVHYTHYGRLCPIETPEGPNIGLISSLSVFAKVNGMGFIETPYRPVNEGVVNIKDTPIYLSAEEEEGKLIAQATVKVDGEGKILHEKVIARMEGDFPVIDPTSLHYTDVAPNQISSISASLIPFLEHDDANRALMGSNMMRQAVPLLLPQAPIVGTGLERQVASDSRVLINAEGHGVVLYVDANEIKIQYDRTEDEAKVSFDSDIKTYQLIKFRKTNQGSSINLKPIVTKGDKVVKGQVLCEGYATQKGELALGRNMKVAFMPWKGYNFEDAIVISEKVVREDIFTSIHIDEYSLEVRDTKLGNEELTNDIPNVSEEATKDLDENGMIRIGAEVKPGDILIGKITPKGESDPTPEEKLLRAIFGDKAGDVKDASLKASPSLNGVVIEKKLFSRAVKDKRKRAQDKDDIIALEAIYDRKFDDLKEVLIEKLFNIVNGKTAQGIFNDLGEEVLPKGKKFTQKMLNAVDDYAHLVSGKWTTDEHTNQLVADLIHNYKIKENDLQGSLRREKFTISVGDELPAGIIKLAKVYIAKKRKLKVGDKMAGRHGNKGIVARIVRAEDMPFLEDGTPVDIVLNPLGVPSRMNIGQIYETVLGWAGQKLGRTYATPIFDGATIEQINELTDEAGIPRYGHTYLYDGGTGARFDQPATVGVIYMLKLGHMVDDKMHARSIGPYSLITQQPLGGKAQFGGQRFGEMEVWALEAYGASATLREILTVKSDDVIGRAKTYEAIVKGEPMPDPGLPESFNVLMHELKGLGLDIRLEE; encoded by the coding sequence ATGTTATCAACACAAGCTGAAAGATTAAATTTCTCGTCTATTGTAAATAGAACCGAGTACCCAGATTTCTTGGATATTCAGATTAAATCCTTCCAGGATTTTTTCCAATTAGAGACAAAATCGGATGAAAGAGGTGATGAAGGTTTATATAATACCTTCATGGAAAACTTTCCTATTACAGATTCACGTAATCAATTTGTTTTAGAATTTTTAGATTACTTTGTAGACCCACCACGTTACGCTATTGATGAGTGTATTGAAAGAGGTCTTACTTATAGCGTTCCGCTAAAGGCAAGGTTAAAGTTATATTGTACAGATCCTGAACATGAAGATTTCGAAACCATTGTTCAAGATGTGTACTTAGGAACAATACCGTATATGACGCCTAGTGGTACCTTTGTTATTAATGGTGCAGAACGTGTTGTTGTATCTCAATTACACCGTTCACCAGGGGTGTTCTTTGGGCAATCATTCCATGCTAATGGAACTAAATTATATTCAGCAAGAGTGATTCCTTTTAAAGGATCTTGGATTGAATTTGCTACCGATATTAATCAGGTAATGTATGCGTACATTGATAGAAAGAAAAAGTTACCTGTTACTACGTTGTTTAGAGCTATCGGTTTTGAACGTGATAAAGATATCTTAGAGATTTTTGATTTAGCTGAAGAAATTAAAGTATCTAAAACTGGATTAAAAAAATATCAAGGACGTAAATTAGCAGCACGTGTACTTAATACATGGCATGAGGATTTTGTTGATGAAGATACAGGTGAAGTAGTATCAATCGAGCGTAATGAAATTATTCTTGATCGTGATACTATTTTAGACAAAGATAATATTGAAGAAATTATTGAAGCGGATGTTAAAGCGATTCTTTTACACAAAGAAAGTGCTGAACAAGGTGATTATGCTATTATTCATAATACGCTTCAAAAAGATCCAACAAACTCTGAAAAAGAGGCTGTTGAACATATTTATAGACAATTACGTAATGCTGAGCCGCCAGATGAGGAAACTGCACGAGGAATAATTGATAAATTATTCTTTAGTGATCAACGTTACTCTTTAGGTGAAGTTGGGCGTTATAGAATGAATAAAAAATTAGGACTTAATATTGAAATGGATAAGCAAGTGCTTACCAAAGAAGATATTATTACTATTATAAAATATTTAATCGAGCTTATCAACTCTAAAGCTGAGATTGATGATATTGATCACTTATCTAACCGTCGTGTACGTACAGTTGGTGAGCAATTATCTCAACAATTTGGTGTTGGTTTAGCACGTATGGCACGTACCATTCGTGAGCGTATGAACGTTCGTGATAATGAGGTGTTTACACCAATTGATTTAATTAATGCTAAGACGTTATCGTCTGTAATTAATTCGTTCTTTGGTACCAACCAGTTATCTCAGTTTATGGATCAAACCAATCCACTTGCTGAAATTACGCATAAGCGTCGTTTATCGGCATTAGGACCAGGTGGTTTATCTCGTGAAAGAGCAGGTTTTGAGGTACGTGATGTTCACTATACTCATTACGGACGTTTATGTCCTATTGAAACGCCTGAAGGACCAAATATTGGTTTGATTTCATCACTTTCAGTTTTTGCTAAAGTGAATGGAATGGGCTTTATTGAAACGCCTTACCGTCCAGTAAATGAAGGTGTTGTCAATATTAAAGATACACCTATTTATTTAAGTGCTGAAGAAGAAGAAGGAAAACTTATAGCTCAAGCAACTGTTAAAGTTGATGGAGAAGGTAAGATATTACATGAGAAGGTAATTGCACGTATGGAAGGTGACTTCCCTGTAATAGACCCAACAAGTCTACATTATACAGATGTTGCACCTAATCAAATCTCATCTATTTCGGCGTCTTTAATTCCGTTCTTAGAACATGATGATGCGAATAGAGCCTTGATGGGATCTAACATGATGCGTCAAGCAGTACCGTTATTATTACCTCAAGCACCAATTGTAGGTACTGGTTTAGAACGTCAAGTAGCATCAGATTCTCGTGTGTTAATAAATGCAGAAGGACATGGTGTTGTACTTTACGTTGATGCGAATGAAATTAAAATTCAATACGATCGAACAGAAGATGAAGCTAAAGTAAGTTTTGATAGTGATATTAAAACATACCAGTTAATCAAATTTAGAAAAACCAATCAAGGATCTAGTATCAATTTAAAACCAATCGTAACGAAAGGAGATAAAGTTGTTAAAGGACAAGTTTTATGTGAAGGTTATGCGACTCAAAAAGGTGAGTTAGCATTAGGTAGAAACATGAAAGTGGCCTTCATGCCTTGGAAAGGTTATAACTTTGAGGATGCAATTGTAATTTCTGAAAAAGTAGTTCGTGAAGATATTTTTACATCTATTCATATTGATGAGTATTCATTAGAAGTTAGAGATACAAAATTAGGTAACGAAGAGTTAACTAATGATATTCCTAACGTTTCTGAAGAAGCTACTAAAGATTTAGATGAAAATGGAATGATTCGTATTGGTGCAGAAGTGAAACCAGGCGATATCTTAATTGGAAAAATTACTCCTAAAGGAGAAAGTGATCCAACTCCAGAAGAAAAATTATTACGTGCTATCTTTGGTGATAAAGCAGGAGATGTAAAAGATGCCTCTTTAAAAGCTTCACCATCTTTAAATGGTGTCGTTATTGAGAAAAAATTATTCTCTAGAGCTGTAAAAGACAAACGTAAGAGAGCTCAAGATAAAGATGATATTATAGCGTTAGAAGCTATTTACGATAGAAAATTTGATGATTTAAAAGAAGTTTTAATCGAAAAATTATTCAACATTGTAAATGGTAAAACGGCTCAAGGTATTTTTAATGATTTAGGGGAAGAAGTATTACCAAAAGGTAAAAAATTCACTCAAAAAATGTTAAATGCTGTTGATGATTATGCACATTTAGTGTCAGGAAAATGGACAACAGATGAGCATACCAATCAATTAGTGGCCGATTTAATTCATAACTACAAAATTAAAGAAAACGATTTACAAGGTTCTTTAAGACGTGAGAAGTTTACTATTTCTGTCGGAGATGAGTTGCCAGCAGGTATTATCAAATTAGCTAAAGTTTATATTGCTAAAAAACGTAAACTTAAAGTTGGTGATAAAATGGCAGGACGTCACGGTAACAAAGGTATTGTTGCTCGTATTGTAAGAGCAGAAGATATGCCTTTCTTAGAAGACGGAACACCTGTTGATATTGTATTAAATCCACTTGGTGTACCATCTCGTATGAATATTGGTCAAATTTATGAAACAGTTCTTGGTTGGGCAGGTCAAAAATTAGGACGCACATATGCTACACCTATTTTTGATGGTGCTACTATTGAACAAATCAACGAGTTGACTGATGAAGCAGGAATTCCAAGATACGGACACACTTACTTGTATGATGGTGGTACAGGAGCACGTTTCGATCAACCTGCAACTGTAGGAGTTATCTATATGTTGAAATTAGGACATATGGTTGACGATAAAATGCATGCACGTTCTATCGGACCTTACTCATTAATTACACAACAACCTCTTGGTGGTAAAGCACAATTTGGTGGTCAACGTTTTGGTGAGATGGAGGTTTGGGCGCTTGAGGCGTATGGAGCTTCAGCAACTTTACGTGAAATCTTAACTGTAAAATCGGATGATGTTATTGGTAGAGCTAAAACTTACGAAGCAATCGTAAAAGGTGAGCCAATGCCAGATCCAGGATTACCAGAGTCGTTCAATGTATTAATGCACGAACTTAAAGGTTTAGGCTTAGATATTAGATTAGAAGAATAA
- a CDS encoding (4Fe-4S)-binding protein → METYTNEFSNNEITVTYEPCKCIHAEKCAKGLSEVFRTSIIPWIHLDGSETNRIINQINRCPSGALTYRKNLNKQAS, encoded by the coding sequence ATGGAAACCTATACCAATGAATTTAGTAATAACGAAATTACTGTAACCTACGAGCCCTGCAAATGCATTCATGCTGAAAAATGTGCCAAAGGCCTATCCGAAGTTTTTAGAACAAGTATTATACCTTGGATTCATTTAGATGGTAGTGAGACCAACCGTATAATAAATCAAATAAATAGATGTCCATCAGGGGCTTTAACTTATCGAAAGAATTTAAATAAACAAGCCTCTTAA
- the rplL gene encoding 50S ribosomal protein L7/L12, whose translation MADLKDFAEKLVNLTVKEVNELATILKDEYGIEPAAAAVAVAAGPAGGGDDAAEAQTEFTVILKAAGASKLAVVKLVKELTGLGLKEAKELVDGAPSPVKEGVSKDEAEALKASLEEAGAEVELK comes from the coding sequence ATGGCAGATTTAAAAGATTTCGCAGAAAAATTAGTTAACTTAACAGTTAAAGAAGTAAATGAGTTAGCTACAATATTAAAAGATGAGTATGGTATTGAGCCTGCTGCTGCTGCTGTAGCAGTTGCTGCTGGTCCTGCTGGAGGTGGTGATGATGCTGCTGAAGCTCAAACTGAATTTACAGTTATATTAAAGGCAGCTGGCGCTTCTAAATTAGCAGTTGTTAAACTTGTTAAAGAATTAACTGGTTTAGGATTGAAAGAAGCTAAAGAATTAGTTGATGGAGCACCAAGTCCTGTTAAAGAAGGTGTTTCTAAAGACGAAGCTGAAGCTTTAAAAGCCTCTTTAGAAGAAGCTGGAGCAGAGGTTGAGCTTAAATAA
- a CDS encoding DUF3467 domain-containing protein — translation MADEKENAKPGQINIELDEQVAEGIYSNLAIINHSVSEFVVDFVSIMPGVPKSKVKSRIILTPQHAKRLLKALGENVSRFENAHGEIKDYEQPPIPLNFGPTGQA, via the coding sequence ATGGCAGACGAAAAAGAAAATGCAAAACCAGGACAAATTAATATTGAACTAGACGAACAAGTAGCCGAAGGTATATATTCTAATTTAGCTATTATTAATCATTCGGTTTCGGAGTTTGTAGTAGATTTTGTTAGCATTATGCCAGGAGTTCCTAAAAGTAAGGTAAAATCAAGAATTATATTAACACCACAACATGCCAAACGATTACTTAAAGCATTAGGGGAAAATGTATCTAGATTTGAAAATGCTCATGGTGAAATTAAAGATTATGAGCAACCACCAATACCTTTAAATTTTGGACCAACTGGTCAAGCTTAA
- the rpoC gene encoding DNA-directed RNA polymerase subunit beta', whose product MARKQDKNTVRRFNKISIGLASPESILAESRGEVLKPETINYRTHKPERDGLFCERIFGPVKDYECACGKYKRIRYKGIVCDRCGVEVTEKKVRRDRVGHINLVVPVAHIWYFRSLPNKIGYLLGLPSKKLDMIIYYERYVVIQPGNAKNEEGEPVQKMDFLTEEEYLNILEALPQDNQYLDDNDPNKFLAKMGAECLIELLSRIDLEALSYELRHKANTETSKQRKTEALKRLQVVESLKESNNNRENRPEWMIMKVIPIIPPELRPLVPLDGGRFATSDLNDLYRRVIIRNNRLKRLVEIKAPEVILRNEKRMLQESVDSLFDNTRKSSAVKTDSNRPLKSLSDSLKGKQGRFRQNLLGKRVDYSARSVIVVGPELKLHECGLPKNMAAELYKPFVIRKLIERGIVKTVKSAKKIIDKREPVVWDILENVLKGHPVLLNRAPTLHRLGIQAFQPKLIEGKAIQLHPLVCTAFNADFDGDQMAVHLPLGPEAILECQLLMLASHNILNPANGSPVTVPSQDMVLGLYYMTKLRTSTPEVKVKGEGLTFYSPEEVEIAFNEQKVDLNAGIKVRTLDINADGKLAPIIIETTVGRVLFNQKVPQAAGFINEVLTKKSLRDIIGNILKYTSVPETADFLDSIRDLGFKFAFQGGLSFSLGDIIIPPEKQGMIDKANKFVDGIMGNYNMGLITNNERYNQVIDIWTSTNAELTELSMKRIREDQQGFNSVFMMLDSGARGSKEQIRQLTGMRGLMAKPKKSNAGGGEIIENPILSNFKEGLSILEYFISTHGARKGLADTALKTADAGYLTRRLVDVSQDVIINTEDCGTLRGVEVEPLKKNDEIVETLEERIVGRVALNDVYDPLTDELLVASGQLIEDDIAKVIQNSPIESLEVRSALTCEALQGICAKCYGRNLATGKMVQRGEAVGVVAAQSIGEPGTQLTLRTFHVGGIAGNISEENKLAVKFNGIAEIEDLKTVKGKDGEGKDIDIVISRTSEIKLVDKKTGITLSTNNIPYGSTLLVKSGQELHRGDVVCTWDPYNGVIISEFAGKIKYENIDQGITYQVEIDEQTGFQEKVISESRNKKLIPTLHIEGSNGETIRSYNLPVGSHLMINDGEKIGVGKILVKIPRKSAKAGDITGGLPRVTELFEARNPSNPAVVSEIDGVISFGKIKRGNREIVVESKLGEVKKYLVKLSNQILVQENDYVKAGMPLSDGSITPDDILNIKGPSAVQQYLVNEVQEVYRLQGVKINDKHFEVVVRQMMRKVRIIDSGDTLFLEDQLIHKDDFIKENDAIFGLKVIEDAGDSSSLKAGQIVSPRELRDENSILRREDKNLVTARDAKPATATPILQGITRASLQTKSFISAASFQETTKVLNEAAVAGKVDSLEGLKENVIVGHRIPAGTGMRRYTDIIVGSKEEFDEMMQVKQELNYN is encoded by the coding sequence ATGGCAAGAAAACAAGATAAGAATACAGTAAGGAGATTTAACAAAATCTCAATTGGTTTAGCCTCACCAGAATCTATTTTAGCAGAATCTAGAGGTGAAGTTTTAAAACCAGAAACTATCAATTATCGAACCCACAAACCAGAAAGAGATGGTTTGTTCTGTGAGCGTATTTTTGGTCCTGTAAAGGATTATGAATGTGCTTGTGGTAAATATAAAAGAATTCGCTACAAAGGTATCGTTTGCGACCGTTGTGGTGTTGAAGTAACGGAAAAGAAAGTACGTCGTGATCGCGTGGGGCACATCAATTTAGTGGTGCCTGTTGCTCACATCTGGTATTTCCGTTCATTACCAAATAAAATAGGATATTTATTAGGTTTGCCATCTAAGAAATTAGATATGATTATTTACTATGAAAGGTACGTAGTTATTCAACCTGGTAATGCTAAAAATGAAGAAGGTGAGCCAGTTCAAAAAATGGACTTCCTAACTGAAGAAGAATACTTAAATATTCTAGAAGCACTTCCTCAAGATAATCAATATTTAGACGATAATGATCCAAACAAGTTCCTTGCTAAAATGGGGGCTGAATGTTTAATTGAATTATTATCTAGAATTGATTTAGAAGCTCTTTCATACGAATTACGTCATAAAGCAAACACAGAAACGTCTAAACAACGTAAAACTGAGGCTTTAAAACGTTTACAAGTTGTTGAGTCTTTAAAAGAATCTAACAATAACCGTGAAAATCGTCCAGAATGGATGATCATGAAAGTTATTCCAATCATTCCACCAGAATTACGTCCGTTAGTGCCGTTAGATGGTGGTCGTTTTGCAACGTCTGATTTAAATGATTTATACCGTCGAGTAATTATCCGTAACAACCGTCTTAAGAGATTAGTTGAGATAAAAGCACCAGAAGTTATTTTACGTAACGAAAAACGTATGTTACAGGAATCTGTAGATTCGTTATTTGATAACACACGTAAATCTTCAGCGGTAAAAACAGATTCTAATAGACCATTAAAATCATTATCTGATTCATTAAAAGGTAAGCAAGGACGTTTCCGTCAAAACTTACTTGGGAAACGTGTGGATTATTCAGCACGTTCGGTAATTGTTGTTGGACCAGAATTAAAATTACATGAATGTGGATTGCCAAAAAATATGGCAGCAGAACTTTACAAGCCTTTTGTAATTAGAAAATTAATTGAAAGAGGTATTGTTAAAACTGTAAAATCTGCAAAGAAAATTATAGACAAAAGAGAGCCTGTGGTTTGGGACATCTTAGAGAATGTTCTTAAAGGACATCCCGTATTATTAAACCGTGCGCCTACGTTACACAGACTGGGTATTCAAGCGTTTCAACCTAAATTAATAGAGGGGAAAGCGATTCAATTACACCCGTTAGTTTGTACGGCGTTTAATGCCGATTTTGATGGAGATCAAATGGCAGTACATTTACCATTAGGACCAGAAGCAATATTAGAATGTCAATTATTAATGTTGGCATCACATAATATCTTAAACCCTGCAAATGGTTCGCCTGTAACTGTACCTTCTCAAGATATGGTACTTGGTTTATATTATATGACCAAACTACGCACATCTACTCCAGAAGTTAAAGTTAAAGGAGAAGGCTTAACGTTCTATTCTCCAGAAGAGGTAGAAATAGCTTTCAATGAGCAAAAAGTAGATTTAAATGCTGGTATAAAAGTTAGAACTTTAGACATCAATGCAGATGGTAAGTTGGCACCAATAATTATTGAAACAACTGTTGGTCGTGTATTATTTAACCAAAAAGTACCACAAGCAGCTGGATTTATTAATGAAGTTCTTACAAAAAAATCATTAAGAGATATTATTGGTAATATCTTAAAATATACATCGGTTCCTGAAACAGCAGATTTCCTTGATTCTATTAGAGATTTAGGATTTAAGTTTGCATTCCAAGGCGGATTATCATTTAGTTTAGGTGATATTATTATTCCACCAGAAAAGCAAGGAATGATTGATAAAGCTAATAAGTTTGTTGATGGTATTATGGGTAACTATAATATGGGACTTATAACTAACAACGAACGTTATAACCAAGTTATTGATATTTGGACCTCTACAAATGCGGAATTGACAGAATTGTCGATGAAACGTATTCGTGAAGATCAACAAGGATTTAACTCGGTGTTTATGATGCTTGATTCTGGAGCTCGTGGATCTAAAGAACAGATTCGTCAGCTTACAGGAATGCGTGGATTAATGGCGAAACCCAAAAAATCGAATGCAGGTGGTGGTGAGATTATTGAAAATCCAATTCTTTCTAACTTTAAAGAAGGACTTTCAATCTTAGAATACTTTATCTCAACTCACGGTGCTCGTAAAGGTCTTGCAGATACCGCTCTTAAAACTGCCGATGCTGGTTATTTAACCCGTCGTTTGGTGGATGTTTCTCAAGATGTTATTATTAACACAGAAGATTGTGGAACTTTAAGAGGTGTTGAAGTTGAGCCATTAAAGAAAAATGACGAAATTGTAGAAACACTTGAAGAAAGAATTGTTGGGCGTGTTGCATTAAATGATGTCTACGACCCATTAACAGACGAGTTGTTAGTAGCTTCAGGACAATTAATTGAAGATGATATTGCTAAAGTGATACAAAATTCTCCAATTGAAAGTTTAGAAGTACGTTCAGCCTTAACATGTGAAGCTTTACAAGGTATTTGTGCTAAATGTTACGGACGTAATTTAGCTACCGGTAAAATGGTACAACGAGGTGAAGCTGTTGGTGTAGTTGCTGCACAATCTATTGGTGAACCAGGAACACAATTAACACTTCGTACATTCCACGTAGGTGGTATTGCAGGAAATATTTCAGAAGAAAATAAATTAGCAGTTAAATTTAACGGTATTGCCGAAATTGAAGATTTAAAAACTGTTAAAGGAAAAGATGGTGAAGGAAAAGACATAGATATCGTTATTTCTCGTACATCTGAAATTAAATTAGTCGATAAGAAAACAGGTATTACTTTAAGCACGAATAATATTCCTTACGGTTCTACTTTATTGGTTAAAAGCGGTCAAGAATTACATAGAGGAGATGTTGTTTGTACTTGGGATCCATATAATGGTGTTATTATTTCAGAATTTGCTGGAAAAATTAAGTATGAAAACATAGATCAAGGTATTACTTACCAAGTTGAAATAGATGAACAAACAGGTTTCCAAGAGAAAGTGATTTCTGAATCTAGAAACAAAAAATTGATTCCAACGCTTCATATTGAAGGTAGTAATGGAGAAACGATTCGTTCTTACAACTTACCAGTTGGTTCTCACTTAATGATTAACGACGGAGAGAAAATTGGTGTTGGGAAAATTTTAGTAAAAATACCTCGTAAATCTGCTAAAGCAGGTGATATTACAGGAGGTTTACCTCGTGTAACCGAGTTGTTTGAAGCCCGAAACCCTTCTAATCCTGCTGTTGTTAGTGAGATTGATGGTGTGATTTCTTTTGGAAAAATTAAACGTGGTAACCGCGAGATTGTTGTAGAATCTAAATTAGGTGAAGTTAAAAAATACTTAGTTAAATTATCGAATCAAATTCTTGTTCAAGAAAATGATTATGTTAAAGCAGGTATGCCTTTATCAGATGGGTCTATAACTCCAGATGATATTTTAAATATTAAAGGACCTTCTGCAGTACAACAATATTTGGTAAATGAAGTACAAGAGGTTTACCGTTTACAAGGTGTGAAAATTAATGATAAGCACTTTGAGGTTGTTGTAAGACAAATGATGCGTAAAGTAAGAATTATTGATTCTGGTGATACGCTTTTCTTAGAAGATCAATTGATTCATAAAGATGACTTTATCAAAGAAAATGATGCTATTTTTGGCTTAAAAGTTATTGAAGATGCAGGAGATTCATCGAGCCTAAAAGCAGGTCAAATTGTATCACCTCGTGAATTAAGAGATGAGAATTCTATTTTAAGAAGAGAAGATAAAAATCTTGTTACAGCTAGAGATGCGAAGCCAGCAACGGCAACACCTATTTTACAAGGTATTACAAGAGCATCACTTCAAACAAAATCGTTTATATCGGCAGCTTCTTTCCAAGAAACGACTAAAGTACTTAACGAAGCAGCAGTAGCTGGTAAAGTAGATAGTTTAGAAGGCTTGAAAGAAAATGTAATTGTTGGGCACAGAATTCCTGCAGGTACAGGTATGCGTAGGTATACTGATATTATTGTTGGCTCTAAAGAAGAGTTTGACGAAATGATGCAAGTAAAACAAGAATTAAATTATAATTAA